One Pseudomonas brassicacearum genomic region harbors:
- a CDS encoding divergent polysaccharide deacetylase family protein codes for MGRRFILGLLCCLAGAAFAEPATPPPSPHKAYLSLIIDDLGQNLPRDRRVLALPGPVTAAIMPDTPHAAEFAREAHRAGKLVMLHMPMDPATGPFAWHPDLPIEELGKRLDAAFAAVPYTSGINNHMGSRMTAQPEAMAWLMANLQQRHKFFVDSRTSAQTVAAAEAQKIGLASVSRDVFLDDERSEAAIAHQLQTAIDLARRQGSAVMIGHPYPQTLAVLERELPRLKAQGIEWIDIKSMISLRSNQAMVGHGKNGVYR; via the coding sequence ATGGGCCGGCGCTTCATCCTCGGTCTGTTGTGTTGCCTGGCGGGCGCCGCCTTTGCTGAGCCCGCCACACCGCCTCCTTCACCGCACAAGGCTTACCTGAGCCTGATCATCGACGACCTGGGGCAAAACCTGCCCCGGGATCGCCGGGTACTGGCCCTCCCCGGGCCGGTCACCGCCGCGATCATGCCCGACACGCCCCACGCCGCCGAATTCGCCCGCGAAGCCCATCGCGCCGGCAAGCTGGTCATGCTGCACATGCCCATGGACCCGGCCACCGGGCCATTCGCCTGGCATCCGGACCTGCCTATCGAAGAACTGGGGAAACGCCTCGACGCCGCCTTCGCCGCCGTGCCTTACACCAGCGGGATCAACAACCACATGGGCAGCCGCATGACCGCCCAACCCGAGGCCATGGCGTGGTTGATGGCGAACTTGCAGCAGCGCCACAAGTTTTTCGTCGACAGCCGCACCAGCGCCCAGACCGTCGCCGCCGCCGAAGCGCAGAAAATCGGTCTCGCCAGCGTGTCGCGGGATGTGTTCCTGGACGACGAACGCAGCGAAGCCGCCATTGCCCATCAACTCCAGACCGCCATCGACCTGGCCCGCCGGCAGGGTTCGGCCGTGATGATCGGCCATCCCTATCCACAGACCCTGGCAGTGCTCGAACGCGAGCTACCCCGGCTCAAGGCCCAGGGCATCGAATGGATCGACATCAAGTCGATGATCAGCCTGCGCAGTAATCAGGCGATGGTCGGGCATGGGAAGAATGGGGTTTATCGGTAG
- a CDS encoding S41 family peptidase produces MLHLSRLTSLALTIALVIGAPLVFAADPAPSAPATTAATTKAPLPLDELRTFAEVMDRIKAAYVEPVDDKMLLENAIKGMLSNLDPHSAYLGPDDFAELQESTSGEFGGLGIEVGSEDGFVKVVSPIDDTPASKAGIQAGDFIVKINGQPTRGQSMTEAVDKMRGKIGQKITLTLVRDGGTPFDVTLTRAVIQVKSVKSQLLESGYGYIRITQFQVKTGEEVAKALAKMRKDNGKKLNGLVLDLRNNPGGVLQSAVEVVDHFITKGLIVYTKGRIANSELRFSATGNDLSEAVPLVVLINGGSASASEIVAGALQDQKRGVVMGTTSFGKGSVQTVLPLNNDRALKITTALYYTPNGRSIQAQGIVPDIEVRKAKITNEQDSEYFKEADLQGHLGNGNGGADKPTGSGAKAKPMPQDDDYQLAQALSLLKGLNITSGR; encoded by the coding sequence ATGCTGCATTTGTCCCGCCTCACCTCGCTGGCCCTGACGATCGCCCTTGTGATCGGCGCGCCCCTGGTTTTCGCCGCTGACCCGGCCCCGTCGGCGCCAGCCACCACGGCCGCTACCACCAAGGCCCCGCTGCCGTTGGACGAGCTGCGCACCTTTGCCGAAGTCATGGACCGGATCAAGGCCGCCTACGTGGAACCGGTGGATGACAAGATGCTGCTGGAGAACGCCATCAAGGGCATGCTCAGCAACCTTGACCCGCATTCGGCCTACCTGGGCCCGGACGACTTTGCCGAGCTGCAGGAAAGCACCAGCGGCGAGTTCGGCGGCCTGGGCATCGAGGTCGGCAGCGAAGACGGTTTCGTCAAAGTGGTCTCGCCCATCGACGATACGCCCGCCTCCAAGGCCGGCATCCAGGCCGGCGACTTCATCGTCAAGATCAATGGCCAGCCGACGCGCGGCCAGAGCATGACCGAAGCGGTCGACAAGATGCGCGGCAAGATCGGCCAGAAGATCACCCTGACCCTGGTGCGCGACGGTGGCACGCCGTTCGACGTGACCCTGACCCGTGCGGTCATCCAGGTCAAAAGCGTGAAGAGCCAACTGCTGGAATCGGGCTACGGTTACATCCGCATCACCCAGTTCCAGGTCAAGACCGGCGAAGAAGTCGCCAAGGCCCTGGCCAAGATGCGCAAGGACAACGGCAAGAAGCTCAACGGCCTGGTCCTGGACTTGCGTAACAACCCCGGCGGCGTACTGCAATCGGCGGTGGAAGTGGTGGACCACTTCATCACCAAGGGTCTGATTGTCTACACCAAGGGTCGTATCGCCAACTCCGAACTGCGCTTCTCGGCCACCGGCAACGACCTGAGCGAAGCCGTGCCCCTGGTGGTGCTGATCAACGGCGGCAGCGCTTCGGCCTCGGAAATCGTCGCCGGCGCCCTGCAGGATCAGAAGCGCGGCGTGGTCATGGGCACCACCAGTTTCGGCAAGGGCTCGGTGCAGACCGTATTGCCGCTGAACAACGACCGCGCCCTGAAGATCACCACCGCGCTGTACTACACGCCCAACGGTCGCTCCATCCAGGCCCAGGGCATCGTCCCGGACATCGAGGTGCGCAAGGCCAAGATCACCAACGAGCAGGACAGCGAGTACTTCAAGGAAGCCGACCTGCAAGGTCACCTGGGCAATGGCAACGGCGGTGCCGACAAACCGACCGGCTCCGGCGCCAAGGCCAAGCCGATGCCGCAGGATGACGATTACCAGTTGGCCCAGGCCCTGAGCCTGCTCAAAGGACTGAACATCACCTCCGGTCGCTGA
- a CDS encoding murein hydrolase activator EnvC family protein, which produces MLRVLIALALTCLLQPAFADERAQTQQQLDATRQDIAELKKLLGKLQEEKSSVQKDLRGTETEMGKLEKQVDALQKELKKSESELQRLDGEKKKLQSARAEQQKLIAIQARAAYQNGRQEYLKLLLNQQNPEKFARTLTYYDYLSQARLEQLKSFNETLRQLANVEKDIELQQAQLLVQKSSLDTQRDELDKVRKERQVALAKLNDDVKARDSKLKAREQDQAELANVLKTIEETLARQAREAEEARQKALIAQQEAEKKRLREAQAEADSGDAPRKPVKSSPGALVSSDGETFGGAFGSARGKLPWPVNGRLLARFGETRGDDTRTKWDGVMISASAGSQVHAVHGGRVVFADWLRGAGLLVILDHGNGYLSLYGHNQTLLKSAGDVVKAGESISTVGNSGGQDTPALYFAIRQQGRPSDPAQWCRAQG; this is translated from the coding sequence ATGCTTCGCGTCCTGATAGCCCTTGCTCTGACCTGCCTGCTCCAACCAGCCTTTGCTGACGAGCGCGCACAAACCCAACAGCAGTTGGACGCCACGCGTCAGGACATTGCCGAGCTGAAAAAACTGCTGGGCAAGTTGCAGGAAGAGAAATCCAGCGTACAGAAAGACCTGCGCGGCACCGAGACCGAGATGGGCAAGCTGGAGAAACAGGTCGACGCCCTGCAAAAAGAGCTGAAGAAAAGCGAATCCGAGCTGCAGCGACTCGATGGAGAGAAAAAAAAACTCCAGAGCGCGCGCGCTGAACAGCAAAAGCTGATCGCCATCCAGGCCCGGGCCGCTTATCAGAACGGCCGCCAGGAATATCTCAAGCTGCTGCTCAACCAGCAGAACCCCGAAAAATTCGCTCGTACCCTCACCTATTACGATTACCTGAGCCAGGCCCGCCTGGAACAACTCAAGAGCTTCAACGAAACCCTGCGCCAACTGGCCAATGTCGAAAAAGACATCGAATTGCAGCAAGCCCAGTTGCTGGTGCAGAAAAGCAGCCTCGACACCCAGCGCGATGAACTCGATAAGGTTCGCAAGGAGCGCCAGGTGGCCCTGGCCAAGCTGAACGACGATGTGAAAGCCCGCGACAGCAAGCTCAAGGCCCGCGAGCAGGATCAGGCTGAGCTGGCAAACGTGTTGAAAACCATTGAGGAAACCCTGGCCCGCCAGGCTCGAGAGGCAGAAGAAGCGCGCCAGAAAGCGCTGATCGCCCAGCAGGAAGCCGAAAAAAAGCGTTTGCGTGAAGCCCAGGCCGAAGCAGACTCCGGCGATGCGCCGCGCAAGCCGGTGAAATCCAGCCCCGGCGCACTGGTTTCCAGTGATGGCGAAACCTTCGGCGGCGCTTTTGGTTCGGCCCGGGGCAAACTTCCATGGCCGGTTAATGGTCGATTACTTGCGCGCTTCGGTGAAACCCGTGGCGACGACACCCGCACCAAGTGGGACGGCGTGATGATCAGTGCCTCCGCCGGCAGCCAGGTGCATGCCGTTCATGGTGGGCGCGTGGTATTCGCCGACTGGCTGCGCGGCGCCGGCCTGCTGGTGATCCTGGATCACGGCAATGGTTATTTGAGCCTGTACGGCCACAACCAGACGCTGCTCAAGTCGGCGGGGGATGTGGTCAAGGCCGGCGAGTCCATCTCCACGGTCGGTAACAGTGGCGGGCAGGATACGCCAGCACTGTATTTCGCTATTCGTCAGCAGGGTCGCCCCAGTGACCCGGCCCAATGGTGTCGTGCGCAAGGATAA